A region of Ignavibacteriota bacterium DNA encodes the following proteins:
- a CDS encoding T9SS type A sorting domain-containing protein — protein sequence MKLYTLKSLTVNFIICLILVTFFSNIETKSQDLFGMLPIGPTSYVTAGTVSPTGDIYIAVWGTGVFRSNSQGSTWTPLLNGLTNFNFTGIAIISSSEILLTTQGGGVFKTTSLTNVVWKEANNGLNNLDVRTVKRLPNGNILLGSYGNGIYLSTDKGETWVESSKGLLYKDVTSIEVADNGWIVAGTYGGGIFQSRDGAKTWSRQSSGLKNLFINEIKINDFDYLYAATNGRGVYYSVNDGIAWAELDTFMTRPLKIDPVPLPDLNATTITFNDSFHPVFGSRYGGIYADDQFEDYTWVPTNTRGKGVNLLLRDKDSLYGFFPSMPPRKSAGSNEIWRERAKEQFEPMIQFTNVISMKEKELVAYSNNIVKKSTDEGKTWSFVAPTIARINKIAVDSSGFYYAATEKGLFAADPSLSSWNPIKSLDTNVLDVEISPSGTKFIATHFFLEREMQEPIDIRKVWYNRSGSNWVEAPLLFDLKVPRPHEIGVNYNGNIYVAAGNVMFYSTNDGETWASSGLMQTFVSSIGFFRDNTVIVGTTGAGLYKSVTVNSFVRINEFPANSISTVYIDKNNIMYISGENVLIDAAFAFVEATYISKDLGETFTNINNSFNGEKVMSFTVNNAEDMYMSTVSGMIYRAISKKNLRIPILVNQEDKAKDVDTGAEFKWTSSQRAELYQLQISYEQDFAYVWESVTQRDTMHLLHGSLLPNTKYYWRVRSKNHEAVSDWSEVRTFYSKLSPPELISPDDKEINIAVYAPLVWHKADGATNYSIQLSKSQNFNDIEFEWSSDDTTTTSPLLDGRTKYYWRVKALNDISSSDWSVIWSFETVFGPPRLLLPAHLSYGIEINPEMIWEKATEVTEYDIQIASDLEFKTVVFEKSNVMSTGIISTELNYDTQYYWRVRSRNGQVVSEWSLVYHFRTGYSPVLLTSPAHESVNVVINTIFNWQQHETQNNYELEVSKTEDFQNNVIFEDIINQTDFTAGNLESYENYFWRARVISDVNSGIWSNVYKFKTKVDKIGLRFPADLSDNHPVAVRFIWLATKGAQTYHLQIANDQSFNDLIFSQDTVSSLSHEFTQLVPASTYFWRVRAVSPEGVGDWSEVWQFTTGNNIPILVAPENGKTDVIVPVKFEWNTVTDAIKYEINISEQPDFTSMAHFNSDINAIFYISSELQYPKTYYWRIRANTPEGNSPWSQTWMFGTKDPNSVNEIKISGSMIYPNPSRNIVLINFERIFAELQKIEISDMTGKVIEISNVNYSNGLMELDFSNVNTGVYFIKVISGSNIYSGEVVIQK from the coding sequence ATGAAACTTTATACTTTGAAGTCACTAACTGTAAACTTCATTATCTGTCTGATTTTAGTTACATTCTTTTCAAACATTGAAACGAAATCACAGGATTTGTTTGGAATGCTTCCAATTGGTCCAACAAGTTATGTTACAGCTGGCACAGTAAGTCCAACCGGTGATATTTATATTGCAGTTTGGGGAACAGGTGTATTTCGTTCAAATAGTCAGGGAAGCACCTGGACTCCACTTCTGAATGGCTTGACAAATTTCAATTTTACAGGAATTGCAATTATTTCATCAAGCGAAATTTTATTAACTACTCAGGGTGGAGGTGTTTTTAAAACAACTTCACTTACGAATGTAGTTTGGAAAGAAGCAAATAACGGATTGAACAATCTTGATGTTCGTACAGTCAAAAGACTTCCAAATGGCAATATTTTATTAGGCTCTTATGGAAACGGCATATACTTGTCAACCGACAAAGGAGAAACTTGGGTTGAATCAAGCAAGGGACTACTTTATAAAGATGTAACTTCAATAGAAGTTGCTGATAATGGCTGGATAGTAGCCGGAACATACGGAGGCGGTATTTTTCAATCCCGTGATGGTGCCAAAACATGGTCAAGACAAAGTTCTGGCCTGAAAAATCTATTTATAAATGAAATTAAGATTAATGATTTTGATTATTTATACGCAGCTACAAACGGTAGAGGTGTTTATTATTCAGTAAATGATGGTATAGCCTGGGCTGAGCTTGACACATTTATGACCAGGCCATTAAAAATTGACCCCGTTCCTCTTCCTGACTTGAATGCCACTACCATTACTTTTAATGATAGTTTCCACCCTGTATTTGGTAGCAGATATGGTGGAATTTACGCTGATGATCAGTTTGAAGATTATACTTGGGTGCCAACAAATACGAGGGGCAAGGGAGTTAATCTTTTATTAAGAGATAAGGATAGTTTATACGGTTTTTTCCCAAGTATGCCCCCAAGGAAAAGTGCAGGTTCAAACGAAATATGGAGAGAAAGAGCAAAAGAGCAATTTGAACCAATGATACAATTTACAAATGTTATTTCAATGAAAGAAAAGGAATTAGTAGCATACTCGAATAATATCGTAAAAAAATCTACTGATGAAGGTAAAACATGGTCCTTTGTAGCACCAACGATTGCCAGAATTAATAAAATTGCTGTTGACTCTTCAGGATTTTATTATGCTGCAACTGAAAAAGGGTTATTTGCAGCAGACCCTTCATTAAGTTCATGGAATCCTATAAAAAGTCTTGATACGAATGTTTTGGATGTTGAAATCTCACCAAGCGGTACGAAATTTATAGCAACACACTTTTTCCTTGAACGTGAAATGCAGGAACCTATTGATATCAGAAAAGTATGGTACAATCGTAGCGGATCAAATTGGGTTGAAGCTCCATTATTGTTTGATTTGAAAGTTCCCAGACCTCATGAAATTGGTGTTAACTACAATGGAAACATTTATGTTGCTGCCGGTAATGTTATGTTTTATTCGACAAATGATGGTGAAACATGGGCTTCTTCAGGATTGATGCAAACTTTTGTTTCCTCTATTGGATTTTTTAGAGATAATACTGTGATTGTTGGGACTACGGGTGCAGGATTATACAAGTCTGTCACAGTAAATTCTTTTGTCAGGATAAATGAATTTCCGGCGAATTCAATTTCAACAGTTTATATTGACAAGAACAATATAATGTATATTTCCGGCGAGAATGTTCTTATTGATGCAGCTTTTGCGTTTGTTGAAGCAACATATATTTCTAAAGACTTAGGTGAAACCTTTACTAATATAAATAATAGTTTCAACGGAGAAAAGGTGATGTCCTTTACTGTCAATAATGCTGAAGATATGTATATGTCAACTGTCTCAGGGATGATTTACAGAGCTATCAGCAAGAAAAATCTTCGCATACCTATATTGGTTAATCAGGAAGATAAAGCAAAAGATGTAGATACTGGAGCAGAATTCAAATGGACATCATCTCAGAGAGCAGAGCTTTATCAACTTCAAATCTCTTATGAGCAGGATTTTGCATACGTTTGGGAAAGTGTTACTCAAAGAGATACAATGCATTTGCTTCATGGTTCCTTACTTCCAAATACAAAATATTACTGGAGGGTTCGTTCAAAAAATCATGAAGCTGTAAGTGATTGGTCTGAAGTTCGTACATTTTATTCAAAACTTTCGCCACCTGAATTGATATCACCTGACGATAAAGAAATTAATATAGCTGTATATGCACCATTAGTGTGGCATAAAGCTGACGGTGCAACAAATTACAGTATTCAATTATCTAAATCACAAAATTTCAACGATATTGAATTTGAATGGTCTTCGGATGATACTACTACAACCTCTCCCCTTTTAGATGGTAGAACCAAATATTACTGGAGAGTTAAAGCTTTGAATGACATTTCGTCAAGTGACTGGTCAGTTATTTGGTCATTTGAAACAGTTTTTGGACCACCAAGACTTCTTTTACCGGCTCATTTATCTTATGGAATAGAAATAAACCCGGAAATGATATGGGAAAAAGCAACCGAAGTAACTGAATACGATATTCAGATTGCTTCAGATCTTGAATTTAAAACAGTTGTCTTTGAAAAATCAAATGTTATGTCAACCGGCATCATTTCAACAGAACTTAATTATGATACACAATATTATTGGAGAGTACGCTCACGTAATGGTCAGGTAGTAAGTGAATGGTCATTGGTTTATCATTTTAGAACCGGCTATTCGCCTGTGCTTTTAACAAGTCCTGCACATGAGTCAGTCAATGTTGTAATTAACACAATTTTCAATTGGCAACAGCACGAGACTCAAAACAATTACGAATTGGAAGTTTCAAAGACTGAAGATTTCCAAAATAATGTAATATTTGAAGACATTATAAATCAAACTGACTTTACAGCCGGAAATTTAGAATCTTATGAGAATTATTTCTGGAGAGCTAGAGTAATTTCAGATGTAAACTCTGGTATTTGGTCTAATGTTTATAAATTCAAAACAAAAGTAGATAAGATTGGTTTGCGCTTCCCTGCAGATTTATCAGATAATCATCCTGTAGCTGTGAGGTTTATCTGGCTTGCTACAAAGGGTGCACAGACTTATCACTTACAGATAGCTAATGACCAATCATTCAATGATTTGATTTTCTCTCAGGATACAGTCAGTAGTCTATCTCATGAATTTACTCAGTTAGTGCCTGCATCAACTTATTTTTGGAGAGTTAGAGCTGTATCTCCGGAAGGTGTTGGAGATTGGTCAGAAGTATGGCAGTTTACAACAGGCAACAATATCCCAATTCTTGTTGCTCCTGAAAATGGAAAAACAGATGTTATTGTTCCTGTGAAATTTGAATGGAATACAGTAACAGATGCTATTAAATATGAAATAAATATTTCCGAGCAACCTGATTTCACCTCGATGGCTCATTTCAACTCTGATATTAATGCGATTTTCTATATTAGTTCAGAATTACAATATCCTAAGACATATTACTGGAGAATTAGAGCTAATACACCTGAAGGTAATTCTCCATGGTCTCAGACATGGATGTTTGGAACTAAAGACCCTAACAGCGTTAATGAAATCAAAATTTCGGGCTCTATGATTTATCCAAATCCTTCCCGGAATATTGTTCTGATTAATTTTGAAAGGATTTTTGCGGAATTACAGAAAATCGAAATTTCTGATATGACAGGAAAAGTAATAGAAATATCCAATGTAAATTATTCAAATGGATTAATGGAACTTGATTTTAGTAATGTTAATACTGGCGTTTATTTCATAAAAGTAATCTCTGGAAGTAATATCTATTCAGGTGAAGTTGTAATTCAAAAGTAA
- a CDS encoding choice-of-anchor D domain-containing protein produces the protein MHKVGLLILFLILSSSLLNAQRFNVSEVNSENYPSVSVNFSAFNAQGQYYTNLSKTDFKVFDNGFEIPLELYELTCTNNSPVNAVLVLDRSTSMTEKYEGETLWQWVLEGATSFIDNFAFGDSSTIAITAFSGVSILVCDFTNNKKELIDSLYALPNPYGSTNFNGPFFDEKAGALNLLKTRPAHHRRAIVFLSDGEHELGVQLRREEILKNLNELNIRFYGITLMYENSPDLPYWSLNTAGKSVFVNSKSALNNIYKTFASDLQMTVQCNLSWISPEICDISETFRKAEIWFLVHDDRVTREYTAPEEAIVYIDKSEEIYNFGDPPIGQTSQRDVIITPRVRSLRVLNIEVSPAEYFEIVDYGQGPGNVPAYPFLIPEGIARTIKIRYTPQNERKYRQATLMINGEPCPIEIPLHGGYQQINVDTPVDAEIISRCDTVEISWSGVPANVQVDLYYSTDGGNRWNVIREKATGNKYSWFTNFTSDKILVKAKVSDQFGYDFIRSYGGAGDEFVTSVAVQSNGLYYIASGYFKGSLNIAGKNFNESGLEDFFVAKFDLDGNPVWVNVAGARQSNDRANGLALDRRGFIYVTGFAYSGIRFGNIAPSLEMPDKKYMFLAKYSPTGQYLNSTFVGASTFFNIFEAEGSRIKVVQILGQQTKIVVIGKYKGTFTNLQLNKTLPDSDGAELPFTAVFDENLNMIDLIAGVPDNNNFSDLISNHIPSGTIYTAGNFSGNTNVQGQQLSSSGLSDFWFTKYARNPISQDITEEFEVLRPTAAFSTMEYNFGPVVFGDETEQLVDGLITNVGKLPYTITRYTIRDAQNANMVDFRVIDEIVGMTLNPGESIDITLWFKPGGLNERRAVLTLYGDCADNITLSLVGNGVCGGTALEEYDFGDVNLNKQKMDTLICVFQNISESPTIISPQIRGLHITDFLRILPDYVKAKEVNGRITVGSGECIDIIVIFEPKSLGLREAELNFFVQAPCKNSITKLYGTGITSDVGITSHDWGQQRIRGNYTAQVEIINNSNVAEMIENIQFENGNIGNIFGFTSPGNFPLLIPANGEIKMNVSFRPQEEIDYSEQILVFLGSREEPIVSYLTGTGFLPKLTTSVSCGEQVNVGETALGSITINNPSSSSVLTVESITIENDDEFEFLPGTVTSNLTIDKEGSLTIPVIFKPISGGDNTDNFIILADDYDGSFMDEWNTTIVPIVCDGLDAEITNPLDFGNLLVCTERSLPITILNKSRDTDLIIRLSEMVITGSGSNEFELPSLGDRTLKGGESFTFDVNFKPQNKGNFDVELIVPNSMSAPFKVPISGKSLGIELESAVKEITMTIGEKFRYSLMAKLPQTYSGFINNIKITFSADPSVLGIMQNSIRKGAQIGNEFSWSDIVSLGNGYFEVTGSGALRDNQILEIMNFEIQTYLNDKHRTLLAAEIDYGCTTDLYELTIFNTNEVCLNDNRIIQMSGHKFGMTVPKPNPAGDSFEFTYTVAFDVETDIAIINAYGEVIRTISRGEAKAGVYTLSVPTNEINSGAYMIKMVSGPFIEAQSLMIVK, from the coding sequence ATGCATAAAGTTGGACTACTTATTTTATTCTTAATTCTCAGTTCATCACTTCTAAATGCTCAGAGATTCAATGTTTCAGAAGTGAATTCTGAAAATTATCCATCAGTCAGCGTTAATTTCTCTGCTTTCAACGCTCAAGGACAATATTACACAAATTTATCCAAAACAGATTTTAAGGTTTTTGATAATGGTTTTGAAATTCCACTGGAATTATATGAACTTACTTGTACAAATAATTCACCTGTTAATGCAGTTTTGGTTTTAGACAGAAGTACATCTATGACTGAGAAATATGAGGGTGAAACACTATGGCAATGGGTTCTTGAAGGTGCAACTTCTTTTATAGATAATTTCGCTTTTGGCGACAGCTCAACTATAGCTATAACAGCCTTTTCAGGAGTTTCCATATTAGTCTGTGATTTCACTAATAATAAAAAAGAATTGATAGATTCTCTCTATGCATTGCCAAATCCTTATGGTTCAACTAATTTCAACGGTCCTTTTTTCGATGAAAAGGCTGGTGCTTTAAATTTGTTAAAAACGCGTCCTGCACATCACCGAAGGGCTATTGTGTTCCTTTCAGATGGTGAGCACGAACTAGGTGTCCAATTAAGACGGGAAGAAATACTGAAAAATTTAAATGAATTAAATATTCGCTTCTACGGTATTACATTAATGTACGAGAATAGTCCTGACCTGCCTTATTGGTCGCTCAACACAGCAGGAAAAAGCGTTTTTGTTAATTCTAAATCAGCTTTAAATAACATTTACAAAACTTTTGCCTCTGATTTACAAATGACTGTACAATGTAATTTATCTTGGATTAGTCCCGAAATATGTGATATAAGTGAAACATTTAGAAAAGCTGAAATTTGGTTTTTAGTTCATGATGATCGAGTTACAAGAGAATATACTGCACCTGAAGAAGCGATTGTTTATATTGATAAAAGCGAGGAAATTTACAACTTTGGTGACCCTCCTATTGGACAGACTTCTCAGCGTGATGTAATAATTACTCCAAGGGTAAGGTCCTTGAGAGTACTAAATATTGAGGTCTCCCCCGCCGAATATTTTGAAATTGTTGATTATGGTCAGGGACCCGGAAATGTTCCTGCATATCCTTTTCTCATTCCCGAAGGTATTGCAAGAACAATTAAGATTCGTTATACTCCTCAGAACGAACGGAAATACAGACAAGCTACGCTTATGATAAATGGTGAACCGTGCCCTATTGAAATTCCTTTACATGGTGGTTATCAGCAAATAAATGTTGATACACCAGTTGATGCAGAAATAATCTCCAGATGCGATACTGTTGAAATTTCTTGGAGCGGCGTTCCTGCAAATGTGCAGGTTGACCTTTATTATTCAACTGATGGTGGCAATAGATGGAATGTAATCAGAGAAAAAGCTACTGGTAATAAATATTCTTGGTTTACTAATTTTACTTCAGACAAGATATTAGTAAAAGCCAAAGTTTCAGACCAGTTTGGGTATGACTTTATACGCTCTTATGGTGGAGCAGGTGATGAATTTGTTACTTCTGTAGCAGTTCAGAGCAACGGACTTTATTATATTGCTTCCGGATATTTCAAAGGCTCATTAAATATTGCCGGAAAAAATTTCAATGAATCGGGTCTGGAAGATTTCTTTGTTGCAAAATTTGATTTGGATGGGAATCCTGTCTGGGTTAATGTTGCCGGTGCAAGACAAAGTAATGACAGAGCAAACGGTTTGGCATTAGACCGCAGAGGATTTATATATGTAACAGGCTTTGCTTATAGTGGAATAAGATTCGGAAACATCGCTCCATCTCTTGAAATGCCAGATAAGAAATATATGTTTTTGGCAAAATATAGTCCGACAGGCCAATATCTCAATTCTACTTTTGTAGGTGCATCTACTTTTTTCAATATATTTGAAGCTGAAGGTTCAAGAATTAAAGTAGTGCAGATTTTAGGACAGCAAACAAAGATTGTTGTAATTGGTAAATACAAAGGCACCTTCACAAATCTCCAATTAAATAAAACCCTTCCTGATTCAGACGGAGCTGAACTACCTTTCACAGCTGTTTTTGATGAAAATTTGAATATGATAGACCTGATAGCTGGTGTACCTGATAATAACAATTTCTCTGATTTGATTTCTAATCATATTCCATCAGGAACAATCTATACAGCAGGTAATTTTTCAGGAAATACTAATGTTCAGGGACAACAACTTAGTTCATCTGGATTGTCAGATTTCTGGTTTACAAAATATGCGAGAAATCCAATTAGTCAGGATATTACAGAAGAATTTGAAGTTCTGAGACCTACTGCAGCTTTTTCAACTATGGAATATAATTTTGGTCCAGTTGTCTTCGGTGATGAAACCGAACAACTTGTTGATGGATTAATAACTAATGTTGGAAAATTGCCTTATACTATAACAAGATATACAATAAGAGATGCTCAAAATGCTAATATGGTTGACTTCAGAGTTATTGATGAAATCGTAGGCATGACATTAAATCCCGGAGAGAGTATTGATATAACTTTGTGGTTCAAACCTGGTGGTTTGAACGAAAGAAGAGCTGTTCTTACTCTTTATGGAGATTGTGCTGATAATATTACACTCAGTTTAGTAGGCAATGGAGTATGTGGTGGTACAGCACTTGAAGAATATGATTTTGGCGATGTTAATTTGAATAAGCAAAAGATGGATACACTTATTTGTGTTTTTCAAAATATTAGTGAATCACCTACGATTATATCGCCTCAAATTCGAGGACTTCATATTACAGATTTCCTCAGAATTCTGCCAGACTATGTCAAAGCTAAGGAAGTCAATGGTAGAATTACAGTTGGATCTGGTGAATGTATTGATATAATTGTAATATTTGAACCAAAGTCTTTGGGATTACGAGAAGCTGAATTGAATTTCTTTGTTCAGGCTCCATGCAAAAATTCAATAACAAAATTATATGGTACCGGTATAACTTCCGATGTTGGAATCACATCACATGACTGGGGTCAGCAAAGGATTCGAGGAAATTATACTGCACAAGTTGAAATTATTAACAACAGCAATGTCGCTGAAATGATTGAAAATATTCAATTTGAAAATGGAAATATCGGCAATATTTTTGGATTCACCAGCCCAGGTAATTTCCCTTTATTGATTCCAGCAAATGGTGAAATAAAAATGAACGTCTCTTTCAGACCACAGGAAGAGATTGATTATTCAGAACAAATCTTAGTGTTTTTGGGCTCAAGAGAAGAGCCAATTGTTTCCTACTTAACAGGTACCGGCTTTCTTCCTAAACTTACGACTTCTGTCAGTTGCGGCGAGCAGGTAAATGTAGGTGAAACTGCCCTTGGAAGTATTACTATCAATAATCCGAGCAGTTCATCTGTTCTCACAGTTGAATCAATTACAATTGAAAATGATGATGAATTTGAATTTTTACCCGGTACAGTTACAAGTAATTTGACAATTGATAAGGAAGGCTCATTAACTATCCCTGTAATTTTCAAACCTATATCAGGTGGCGATAATACTGATAACTTCATCATTTTAGCCGATGATTATGACGGTAGTTTTATGGATGAATGGAATACTACAATTGTCCCAATTGTTTGTGATGGTTTAGATGCTGAAATTACTAACCCTCTTGATTTTGGTAATCTTCTGGTATGTACTGAACGTTCTTTACCGATCACTATATTAAACAAGAGCCGTGATACAGACTTAATAATAAGACTCAGCGAAATGGTAATAACCGGAAGTGGTTCAAATGAGTTTGAACTTCCTTCTCTAGGAGACAGAACTTTAAAAGGTGGTGAAAGCTTCACATTTGATGTAAATTTCAAACCTCAAAATAAAGGCAATTTTGATGTTGAACTTATCGTACCAAATTCTATGTCTGCTCCATTTAAAGTACCAATTTCCGGAAAGTCCTTGGGTATAGAATTAGAAAGTGCCGTTAAGGAGATAACAATGACTATTGGTGAGAAATTCAGATATTCACTTATGGCTAAATTGCCTCAAACATATTCAGGATTCATAAATAATATTAAAATCACATTTTCTGCTGACCCAAGTGTACTCGGCATAATGCAAAACTCTATCAGAAAAGGTGCTCAGATTGGCAATGAATTCAGTTGGTCAGATATAGTATCACTTGGAAACGGATACTTTGAAGTTACAGGTAGTGGGGCTTTGAGAGATAATCAAATTCTGGAAATAATGAATTTTGAGATTCAAACTTATCTGAATGATAAACATAGAACACTTTTAGCTGCTGAAATTGATTATGGTTGCACAACCGACCTTTATGAGTTAACAATTTTCAATACAAATGAAGTTTGTTTAAATGATAATCGAATTATCCAAATGTCCGGTCATAAATTTGGAATGACAGTTCCAAAACCTAATCCTGCAGGAGATTCCTTTGAATTTACTTATACTGTGGCATTTGATGTTGAGACTGATATCGCGATAATTAATGCTTATGGTGAAGTAATCAGAACCATATCCAGAGGTGAAGCTAAAGCAGGAGTCTATACATTATCTGTCCCAACAAATGAGATAAATTCAGGTGCTTATATGATTAAAATGGTTTCCGGACCCTTTATTGAAGCACAATCCTTGATGATAGTTAAGTAA